The following DNA comes from Mycolicibacterium aromaticivorans JS19b1 = JCM 16368.
AAGGTGGTCGGCGCCGAGGTCGACGGTGGCACGGACGTCATCGAGGCAGTCGTGAAGATCGACGGCACCGAGACCGAGATCACCGGCCAGGGCAACGGACCGCTGGCCGCGTTCGTCGACGCGTTGGGCACAGTCGGTTTCGACGTCAGCGTGCTGGACTATTCCGAGCATGCGATGTCGGCCGGCGAGGAGGCCGCCGCGGCCGCCTACGTCGAGGCGTCCATCGGCGGGCGCACGGTGTGGGGCGTGGGCATCGCGACGTCGATCACGACGGCATCACTGCGAGCCGTGGTCTCCGCGGTGAATCGAGCCGCCCGAATCGGCGCCATCCCAACAACGTAACGTTCTCCCGACGACTTAAGGAGTAGGTCATGGACTGGGGCTCAACGTGGGATTTCTTGTGGCACTTCCTCATCATCTTCGCTTGGATCGCCTATCTGCTGGTGCTGTTCCAGATCCTGGTGGACCTGTTCTGGCGTGACCACACGACGTCCGGCTGGATCAAGGCCGTCTGGGTGATATTCCTGATCGTGTTCCCATGGCTGACCGCGCTGATCTACCTGATCGCCCGCGGTCGAGGCATGACCGAACGCGCCCGGGAAGCCGCGGTGGCCGCGAAGAAGGACACCGACGCCTATATCCGGGAGGCTGCCGGACGTTCTCCGGCACAGGAGATCGAGCACGCCAAGCAACTCTTCGATGCCGGGACCATCTCCCAGCAGGAGTTCGAGTCACTGAAGGCCAAGGCCCTCAGTTAGTCGGCGGACACCGCGTAACGCAGGCGGTCGATCAGCCCGGCTGGGTCGTACCCGTCGGGTTGATCGACCGTGAATGCCGGCGTGGCCGCCTGATCAGGGCGCCGCGACCGCCGTCGTCGTGGTCACAGCCCCGGAGACCGCTGCAGGCGATGGCGGGGTGGGGGTAGGGAATTTCGACTCCTGCCCCGAGTCGGCCGTGGTGCGGGTGGTGGCCGCGCCGGCACCGTCGGTGACGGCGAACAGCGCGAGCATCGCGATTGCCGCTGCACCGA
Coding sequences within:
- a CDS encoding SHOCT domain-containing protein, with translation MDWGSTWDFLWHFLIIFAWIAYLLVLFQILVDLFWRDHTTSGWIKAVWVIFLIVFPWLTALIYLIARGRGMTERAREAAVAAKKDTDAYIREAAGRSPAQEIEHAKQLFDAGTISQQEFESLKAKALS